GGTTTCCAACATTAGATGATGTTCATGCTGCCGCAGAACGTTTAGAAGGTTTAGTCGTAAAAACTCCTTTTGTTTTCTCAGAAACCATTTCTAAAACCTTAGGGGCTGAGATGTGGCTGAAATTTGAAAACTTACAATTTACAGCTTCTTTTAAAGAAAGAGGTGCACTGAATAAACTGTTGTGTTTATCTGACCAAGAAAAACAACATGGTGTTATTGCGGCTTCAGCAGGCAATCATGCACAAGGTGTTGCTTATCATGCTCAGCGCACAGGAGTAACAGCGACCATTGTGATGCCGAAATCTACGCCTAATGTAAAAGTACAACGAGTGCGTGAATATGGTGCACGCGTTATTTTGCATGGACAAGACTTTTCAGAAGCTGCTGCTGAAATGCACCGAGTTGCACAAGAAGAATCTTTAACAATTATCCATCCATTTGACGATGCAGAAATTATTGCAGGTCAAGGAACCATTGCGCTCGAAATGCTTGCAGCTGTGCCTGAACTAGATATTTTAGTTGTGCCAATTGGTGGTGGTGGCCTAATTTCTGGTATTTCGATTGCTGCTAAAGCAATAAATCCCAAAATTAAAGTGATTGGGGTGCAATCGGTTGTATATCCAAGTATGGCGAAACTTCTGTGTAATTATCAGCATGCCGTTTCAATGGGCTCTACCGTTGCAGAAGGTATTGCGGTAAAAACTCCGGGTGAGCTTACGACACAAGTTGCCAAAGAATATGTTGATGACATTGTTGTTGTCACAGAAGACATGATTGAAGAGGCAATTGCACTGTTACTTAATATTGAGAAAACAGTGT
This region of Acinetobacter sp. XS-4 genomic DNA includes:
- a CDS encoding threonine ammonia-lyase, giving the protein MIQQQVKNGFPTLDDVHAAAERLEGLVVKTPFVFSETISKTLGAEMWLKFENLQFTASFKERGALNKLLCLSDQEKQHGVIAASAGNHAQGVAYHAQRTGVTATIVMPKSTPNVKVQRVREYGARVILHGQDFSEAAAEMHRVAQEESLTIIHPFDDAEIIAGQGTIALEMLAAVPELDILVVPIGGGGLISGISIAAKAINPKIKVIGVQSVVYPSMAKLLCNYQHAVSMGSTVAEGIAVKTPGELTTQVAKEYVDDIVVVTEDMIEEAIALLLNIEKTVCEGAGATGIAAIMSRPDLFLGHKLGVVLSGGNIDTRVMVSVLQRHLTRTGRMVRIRVELPDNPGALARLTAIIAEQGGNIYELRHERFAATSRAKESAVSVDVELKSASDLDLLIQAMQLEGYIVRKEEI